The Thermoplasmata archaeon genomic sequence CGAGGTCTTGATTCGATATTGCCACGGGCTGGTTGCTGATGGACGTTCCCGACGGGAAGATGTAGCCCACCATGACCATCATGAACAGAGGCATCAGGACGAGCATGACCAGGCGCAATTTGCTGCGGCTGAACTCGAGGAGGTCCTTCCACGCGATCCACCCGCTGTGCCGCAGGACTCGCTTTACGCTCATCGCTTCACCTCACCCGGGACGTGGGAGCGCTAGGCCCGTGGCGAGGCCCGCGGCGTCCCGCCATCGGAACGTGGCTCGACACCTGCTCGCGGACCTCCCGGCCCGTGAGCTTGAGGAAGACGTCCTCGAGACTCGGCTCCATGTTGTGCACGCCGTTCACCTTGCCGCCGTTCTTGCGGATGCCGTCGATGACCGTGTCGAACGCGTCCGCACCCTTCGCGTGGATCTTCACGTGGGTCTCGTCCTCCTGAACGCTCGAGGCCACGCACGGCAGGGAGGAAAGCGCCGACAGGAGCGTGGGGCCAAGGTTGGGGATCTCGAAGTCGAGGACGGTCGTGTCCGTGCCCGAGACGAGCTTCTTGAGGTTCGCGGGGGTGTCCAGGGCGACGATCTTCCCGCGGTCGATGATCCCAATCCGGTCGCAGAGCAGGTCCGCCTCGAGCATCATGTGCGTCGTCAGGATGATCGTCGTCCCGTTCTCCAGGTTGATGCGCCGCACGAGCTCGCGGATCTCGACCGTGGACTGCGGGTCCAGGCCCAGGGTGGGCTCGTCGAGGAAGAGGATCTCGGGCTGGTTCACGAGGGCCCGGATCACGTTGATCCGCTGCTTCATCCCCGTGGAGAACGTCCCGATTCGCGCGTCCGCCCACTTTTCCATGCGCACGAACGTGAGCAGCTTCTCGATCCGCTTCGCCAACGCGTCCTTGGGGATGTCGTAGAGCTCACCGAAAAGGCGGAGGTTCTCCCGTGCGGTGAGATCGTTGTACATGATCAGCTTCTCGGAGACGAGGCCGATGTGCTCCCGGACGCGGCTGGCCTCCTTGACCACGCCGTAGCCCGCGACCGTGGCCGACCCCTCCGTGGGCCGGCTCAGGGTGCAGAGCATCCGGATCGTCGTGGACTTGCCCGCGCCGTTGGGGCCGAGGAACCCGAAGATCTCGCCTTTCCTCACGTCGAAGTCGATATGGTCGACTGCGGTGAAGCCATCGAACCGCTTCGTGAGCCCGGAGACCTGGATGACACTCTCGCCCATGACCTACACCTCGCCCGTTTCCGCCAAGATGGCCGCGAAGCGGCCGCGCATCTCCGTGACCGCCTGCTTCAGTTCCTCGGCCTGCCGCGGCGTGATCGTGCGCAGGTTCCTCATCAGGAGGCGGCCGGTGTCCCGGACCTCGCGGAGGAGGGACGCCCTTTCGGGGCCTACGGCAGCCTGGAACGAGGCGAAATGGCGTTGCATGGCCTCGCGCTGGTCGTGGATGTGGGCCTTGCCCCTGGCCGTGATGTGGTACGTCTTCCGGCGCTCCGATCCTCGCACGGCGATGAGGCCCTCTCGCTGGAGGGACCGGAGGGCAGGATAGACCGCGCCGGCGCTTGGCCGGTAGAATCCCTGGAACCGTTCCTCAAGGACCTTGATGACCTCATAGCCGTGCATGGGCCGCTCGCTCAGTGCGCGCAGGACGAGGGCGCGGAAGCCGCCCTTGATGAGGAAGGGCAACGTCGGGCGGACCAGGGGACCGGACTGCATGCCCACACGCTATATCGCGATATATTTGACTGCATCGTACGAACTGTAGGTACTGCGACACCGCCGCGACAGGCCCTCGGTGGTGCTCAGCGCGGACTTCATAAGCCGGTGCCGGGGTAGGTGGATGGGAATCCGCCATGACCACGGACCGCCGCTTCTGCCGCTTCAACAAGCTCGGAGACGTACCGTTCGGCATGCCGGAGGTGCCCGAGGGCGGTCTCTGCCTGTCCGCCTTCCTGGTCATCAACGAACGAGATCGGAACAACCACGCACTCTTGGGCCACCTGAATCCTGCAGCGCCATGGGACCACATCGGTGCGCTCGACGAATCGCGCACCGCGGTCCACAGCAAGGGCTGGATGCTGCCCTCCTCGCATCTCATCGTGAATGAGTCCCCCGAGGTGGCTGCGCGGCGGATCGCGGCGGAACAGCTCGAACGACACGATCTCACCTTCTCGGACGCCCGGGTGGTCTCTGAGGTCTACGCCCCTCGCCGGTTCCCCGGGCTCACCCGGCACTGGGACATCGAGTTCGTCTTCCGGTCCGAGTGGCCCGGCGGTGCCGCGCCCAAGGCCGCGGCGTGGACCGAGCTCCGGTTCGTGGACCTCGCGACGACGCCGAAGTCTGCGATGGCCCGATCGCACGAGGACGTCCTCGAATCCGCGGGATTGCACTTCGGCGAACCGTGACCGCCGCATGCACTCACGTGCGTGATTTTCTCCGAGGAAAACGCGCTGGCGCGGTAAGGAAAGCATAAATACGACTGGATGATAAGGTGCGACCTACGGGGTAGAAGACATGCCCGCCAAGCCACACTTGAACCTCGTGTTCATCGGTCACGTCGACCACGGCAAGTCGACGACCGTCGGCCGGATCCTGTACGACACCGGCAACATCG encodes the following:
- a CDS encoding PadR family transcriptional regulator; the encoded protein is MQSGPLVRPTLPFLIKGGFRALVLRALSERPMHGYEVIKVLEERFQGFYRPSAGAVYPALRSLQREGLIAVRGSERRKTYHITARGKAHIHDQREAMQRHFASFQAAVGPERASLLREVRDTGRLLMRNLRTITPRQAEELKQAVTEMRGRFAAILAETGEV
- a CDS encoding ABC transporter permease, encoding MSVKRVLRHSGWIAWKDLLEFSRSKLRLVMLVLMPLFMMVMVGYIFPSGTSISNQPVAISNQDL
- a CDS encoding ATP-binding cassette domain-containing protein encodes the protein MGESVIQVSGLTKRFDGFTAVDHIDFDVRKGEIFGFLGPNGAGKSTTIRMLCTLSRPTEGSATVAGYGVVKEASRVREHIGLVSEKLIMYNDLTARENLRLFGELYDIPKDALAKRIEKLLTFVRMEKWADARIGTFSTGMKQRINVIRALVNQPEILFLDEPTLGLDPQSTVEIRELVRRINLENGTTIILTTHMMLEADLLCDRIGIIDRGKIVALDTPANLKKLVSGTDTTVLDFEIPNLGPTLLSALSSLPCVASSVQEDETHVKIHAKGADAFDTVIDGIRKNGGKVNGVHNMEPSLEDVFLKLTGREVREQVSSHVPMAGRRGPRHGPSAPTSRVR